A genomic region of Fusarium oxysporum Fo47 chromosome VI, complete sequence contains the following coding sequences:
- a CDS encoding POT family-domain-containing protein codes for MTTAGHLDTDAIARSGLADPETHGIPQIAGKGSIDVTRQRSVSDSDDELPTEEELQTLRRVSGKIKWAMYTIAFVEACERFSYYGSAVLYTNFVAQPLPDGSNTGAPVDPNDPQAQAGALGMGPKAAQGISLFNQFFAYLMPLVGAWIADAKLGRFLTLHIAIAVSTCAHVILVAASSPTVIVRKDPAFGAFIIGLIVLCVGTGFFKANVSPLLADQNEDTKMRVEVRNGERVIVDPAVTNTRVFLYFYLAINIGSVCGQIAMVYVEKYHSFWLAFFIPTIFFLVAPIVLALNKKKYKLKPATGSVLSKFLRMFFYVRKRSSFFSFNWEHAKPSQIPVDQRPAWMTYDDAWVDEVRRGLMACKVFLYLPVFHLAYNQMTGNLTTQASTMVLNGVPNDVIQNLNPISIVIMVPIIDHLLYPGLRKLGIAFTPIKRMTVGFIISALAMVASAVMQHFIYEKSPCGKYANGKDCAPADINVWAQCLPYILIGLGEIFTNVTSYEYAYSKAPDNMKSLVMSVNLFMSAFASAIGQAFTPLSGDPLLVWNYVVVAVIAFVGGVAFWFNFKHLDAEEDKWNMLKASEYKGTYQPNALENKIAEEHEEPAAPRDIEKM; via the exons ATGACCACCGCAGGTCACCTCGACACAGACGCCATCGCCCGCTCTGGTCTCGCCGACCCAGAGACGCACGGCATCCCTCAGATCGCGGGCAAGGGCTCCATCGACGTCACACGCCAGCGCTCCGTCTCAGACTCTGACGATGAGCTCCCTACCGAGGAGGAGCTCCAGACGCTGCGTCGCGTCTCGGGAAAGATCAAGTGGGCCATGTACACCATTGCCTTCGTAGAGGCCTGCGAGCGCTTCTCGTACTATGGCTCTGCGGTTCTGTACACAAACTTTGTCGCGCAGCCGCTGCCTGATGGTTCCAACACGGGTGCGCCCGTTGATCCTAACGAtcctcaggctcaggctggTGCGCTTGGTATGGGACCCAAGGCTGCGCAGGGTATTTCTCTGTTCAACCAGTTCTTTGCCTATCTCATGCCTCTTGTCGG TGCCTGGATTGCAGATGCCAAGCTCGGTCGTTTCCTCACTCTTcacatcgccatcgccgTCTCTACATGCGCTCacgtcatcctcgtcgctgcttcttctcccaCTGTTATTGTCCGCAAGGATCCTGCTTTTGGTGCCTTCATCATCGGTCTCATTGTTCTCTGCGTCGGAACCGGTTTCTTCAAGGCCAACGTCTCGCCTCTCCTCGCTGACCAGAATGAGGACACAAAGATGCGTGTCGAGGTCCGCAACGGCGAGCGTGTCATTGTCGATCCCGCCGTGACCAACACTCGTGTCTTCCTCTACTTCTACCTCGCCATCAACATTGGCTCTGTCTGCGGCCAGATCGCCATGGTCTACGTTGAGAAGTATCACTCCTTCTGgctcgccttcttcatccccaccatcttcttccttgtcGCCCCCATCGTCCTCGccctcaacaagaagaagtaCAAGCTCAAGCCCGCCACTGGTTCAGTCCTCTCCAAGTTCTTGCGCATGTTCTTCTACGTCCGCAAGCGCAGCtctttcttcagcttcaactgGGAGCACGCCAAGCCCTCTCAGATTCCCGTTGACCAGCGCCCTGCTTGGATGACTTACGATGATGCCTGGGTCGATGAGGTCCGTCGTGGTTTGATGGCCTGCAAGGTCTTCCTTTACCTGCCTGTCTTCCATCTGGCTTACAACCAGATGACTGGTAATCTCACCACTCAGGCCTCCACCATGGTTCTCAACGGCGTTCCCAACGATGTCATTCAGAACTTGAACCCCAtttccatcgtcatcatggtTCCCATCATTGATCACCTTCTTTACCCTGGTCTCCGCAAGCTGGGTATCGCCTTCACCCCCATCAAGCGTATGACAGTCGGTTTCATCATCTCCGCCCTCGCCATGGTTGCATCGGCTGTTATGCAGCACTTCATTTATGAGAAGAGCCCCTGCGGCAAGTATGCCAACGGAAAAGATTGTGCTCCCGCAGACATCAACGTCTGGGCTCAGTGCCTACCTTATATCCTCATCGGTCTTGGTGAGATCTTCACCAACGTCACATCCTACGAGTACGCCTACTCCAAGGCCCCCGACAACATGAAGTCCCTCGTCATGTCCGTCAACCTCTTCATGTCTGCCTTTGCCTCCGCCATCGGCCAAGCCTTCACCCCTCTCTCCGGCGACCCTCTCCTTGTCTGGAACTACGTCGTCGTTGCTGTCATCGCTTTCGTCGGTGGTGTTGCCTTCTGGTTCAACTTCAAGCACCTCGACGCTGAGGAGGACAAGTGGAACATGCTCAAGGCGTCTGAGTACAAGGGTACCTACCAGCCCAACGCCCTGGAGAACAAGATTGCAGAGGAGCATGAGGAGCCCGCTGCTCCTAGGGACATTGAGAAGATGTGA
- a CDS encoding Sodium/hydrogen exchanger family-domain-containing protein → MSSTATAAAAAATGAKPQGGIIEGLNPIHYNPKDPISLFIVQAIIIVVFCRLLQWPLSKFGQPRVISEVIGGIVLGPSVMMRIPGFKENIFPTESMPVLSNVATIGLLLFLFLVGLEVDTRMFKSNWRVAVSVGLASMMLPFGLGVAVAWGLYEEYGDEGTMKDMEFGTFALFIGTALAITAFPVLCRILSELQILGTSVGVTVLAAGIGNDVVGWVLLALSVALVNNANGLTALYVFLTAVAWVLFLVYAVRPVFLWVLRRTDSIQNGPSQGITTLTLLLVLASSWFTAAIGVHAIFGAFLVGLICPHDGGFAIKLTEKIEDLVGSILLPLYFALSGLNTDLGLLNDGTTWGYVVAIIACAFFGKIIAGTLAARLTKCLWRESFTIGALMSCKGLVELIVLNIGLQAGILSRRTFTMFVVMAVVTTVTTSPLTRWLYPVWYRQKVEKWRRGEIDWDGNPLQTEAQTSEHKMEEALDKSQTHRLILHLRLDALPGLFNLVSLLGGSRKTTHALADSSIEAVDSTSGEKTQPIPNRPLEVRGVRLMELTDRTSSVMQSADLDEFASRDAVFSAFQTFSRLNGVAVAGQVSIIPTNAYAETIVKYAEEARSDFMLIPWSTYGGLAEESSAAAAALTETGNPNDRFFSRTYIDYVAAAVQRSTCTTGIFINRNPHSDALSKKPTLTRTRTGLSVHSAHDGAIIQRPVDQRQSIFVPFIGGKDDRAALLFALQLAHNPHVSIHVIHLHFNEDEHDAHMTPDGKNIDSVPSASDLDLLNTAKNNASGKLEGRVAFVEISVDSVRNLPDLAVAHARETVGKSRLSVGDLIVVGRAHSVFGNLLAEDFGVERDFQRTVGVLGDRFARAGIDAGLLVIDDKQGNI, encoded by the exons ATGTCCTCCACTGCGACGGCTGCAGCGGCTGCCGCCACGGGCGCAAAGCCTCAGGGCGGAATCATCGAAGGCCTCAATCCGATCCACTACAATCCGAAAGACCCCATCTCGCTCTTCATCGTgcaggccatcatcatcgtcgtttTCTGCCGCCTGCTGCAATGGCCCCTCTCCAAGTTCGGCCAGCCGCGTGTCATCTCAGAAGTCATCGGTGGCATCGTCCTCGGTCCGTCTGTGATGATGCGCATCCCTGGCTTCAAGGAGAACATCTTCCCCACCGAGTCCATGCCCGTCCTCAGCAATGTCGCCACCATCGgtctcttgctcttcctcttcctcgtcggtCTCGAAGTCGATACGCGCATGTTCAAGTCCAATTGGCGCGTCGCTGTCAGTGTCGGCCTCGCTAGTATGATGCTGCCctttggtcttggtgttgctgttgccTGGGGCTTGTATGAAGAATATGGCGACGAGGGAACCATGAAGGATATGGAGTTCGGCACCTTTGCTCTCTTCATCGGAACTGCACTCGCCATTACCGCGTTCCCTGTCCTCTGCCGTATTCTTTCTGAGCTTCAAATCCTCGGAACTTCGGTCGGTGTCACTGTACTTGCTGCGGGCATCGGcaatgatgttgttggctgGGTTCTTCTCGCTCTGAGTGTCGCTCTCGTCAACAACGCCAATGGCCTCACAGCGCTCTATGTGTTTTTGACTGCAGTGGCTTGggtcctcttcctcgtttATGCTGTTCGCCCTGTCTTTCTTTGGGTTTTGCGCCGCACCGACAGTATCCAGAACGGTCCGTCCCAAGGCATCACGACATTGACTCTCCTTCTTGTTTTGGCCTCGTCTTGGTTCACTG CCGCCATCGGCGTCCATGCCATTTTCGGTGCTTTCCTCGTCGGTCTCATTTGTCCTCACGACGGTGGTTTTGCCATCAAGTTGACCGAAAAgattgaagatcttgtcgGTTCTATACTTCTGCCGCTTTATTTTGCCCTCTCTGGTCTCAATACCGATCTTGGCTTGCTCAATGATGGTACTACCTGGGGCTATGTCGTTGCCATCATTGCATGTGCCTTCTTTGGCAAAATCATCGCCGGTACACTTGCCGCCCGTCTCACCAAATGTCTTTGGCGAGAAAGTTTCACTATCGGTGCCTTGATGAGTTGCAAAGGTCTTGTAGAGCTCATCGTGCTG AACATTGGTCTTCAAGCCGGCATTCTCTCCCGTCGAACCTTTACCATGTTCGTCGTCATGGCAGTA GTTACCACCGTGACAACCTCCCCGCTCACCAGATGGCTCTACCCTGTCTGGTATCGCCAGAAGGTCGAGAAGTGGCGCCGAGGAGAAATTGACTGGGATGGAAACCCTCTCCAGACTGAAGCTCAAACTTCGGAGCacaagatggaagaggctCTCGACAAGTCTCAAACTCATCGCctcattcttcatctccGCCTCGACGCCCTTCCTGGACTCTTCAATCTAGTATCGCTTCTCGGAGGGTCTCGAAAGACTACCCATGCACTTGCAGACTCAAGCATCGAGGCCGTCGACTCCACTTCTGGGGAGAAGACCCAGCCAATTCCCAATCGCCCTCTCGAAGTTCGTGGCGTACGTCTCATGGAGTTGACAGATCGTACATCCTCAGTCATGCAGTCTGCCGACCTTGATGAATTCGCTTCCCGTGATGCTGTCTTCTCCGCGTTCCAGACCTTCTCTCGCCTCAACGGTGTAGCTGTTGCTGGCCAGGTCTCCATCATTCCTACCAACGCTTACGCAGAGACCATTGTCAAGTATGCCGAGGAAGCCAGATCTGACTTTATGCTCATTCCCTGGAGTACCTACGGAGGTCTGGCCGAGGAGagttctgctgctgctgctgccttgACCGAGACCGGTAACCCCAACGACCGCTTCTTTAGCAGAACGTACATCGACTACGTCGCCGCCGCTGTTCAACGTTCGACCTGCACGACCGGTATCTTTATCAATCGCAATCCTCACAGCGATGCTTTGTCCAAGAAGCCAACTCTGACCCGAACCCGCACTGGTCTGTCAGTTCACAGCGCCCACGATGGCGCTATCATCCAGAGGCCTGTCGACCAGCGCCAGAGCATCTTTGTGCCCTTCATCGGCGGCAAAGACGACCGCGCCGCTCTCCTCTTCGCCCTTCAACTTGCTCACAACCCTCATGTCTCAATCCACGTCATCCATCTTCACTTCAACGAAGACGAACATGATGCTCACATGACCCCCGATGGCAAGAATATCGACAGCGTCCCATCGGCCAGCGACTTGGATCTCCTCAATACCGCTAAGAACAACGCCTCCGGCAAGCTTGAGGGCCGTGTGGCCTTTGTCGAGATCTCCGTTGACTCAGTACGCAACCTTCCTGACCTCGCCGTCGCTCACGCTCGCGAGACCGTTGGCAAGTCTCGTCTGAGCGTTGGCGATTTGATCGTCGTTGGTCGTGCGCACTCTGTCTTCGGCAATCTTCTCGCTGAGGactttggtgttgagagggACTTTCAACGAACGGTTGGTGTGTTGGGCGATAGGTTTGCTAGAGCTGGAATTGATGCTGGACTGTTGGTCATTGATGATAAGCAGGGCAACATCTAG
- a CDS encoding and other transporter-domain-containing protein, with protein MAYNDGPNKKGAAHTEHHDAPHGGRRGSTAEQLAAKHLHEVNDSEELRGILTAAENAAAAEHNMTFMEGLRAYPKAMGWSIALSTCIIMEGYDTILIGNLYAMKPFNEYYGHPDSQGGYSISAAWQSGLTNGASVGEILGLYVSGWLADRYGYKKVLATALVMMTAFIFIQFFSVSLSMLLAGEILCGLPWGVFQTLTTTYAAEVCPIHLRCYLTTYVNLCWVIGQLIASGVLRGTVSMNSKWSYKIPFAVQWVWPIPILIAVLLAPESPWWFIRKGRVEEAKRSVERLQRKGTTVNADDTVAMMVHTDQVERKISEGTGYLDCFRGRVNLRRTEIACLTWICQTICGSSFMGNSTYFYEQAGLADSSAFDMTIAQFALGFIGTVLSWPLMARVGRRKIYVWGLFLLTVILFVTGCLGIPPKAASRSWAIGSLLLVYTFTYDITVGPVCYSLVAELPSSRLRQRTIVLARNAYNIVGVAYTNIIGLYSLNPTAWNWGAKSAFFWAGNCALCFVWAYFRLPEPKDRSYAELDMLFDQGVSARKFATTYVNPYEVTERRFDQDSDSKEKNMSHVE; from the coding sequence ATGGCATACAACGACGGGCCAAATAAAAAGGGTGCCGCTCACACAGAGCACCACGATGCCCCTCATGGGGGTCGCCGTGGGAGCACCGCGGAGCAGCTCGCAGCTAAGCACCTGCACGAGGTCAACGATAGTGAAGAGTTACGTGGGATTCTCACCGCGGCCGAAAATGCTGCCGCCGCAGAACATAACATGACTTTCATGGAGGGTCTCCGGGCCTATCCTAAAGCCATGGGATGGTCAATCGCTCTCTCCACCTGCATCATCATGGAGGGCTACGATACAATCTTGATTGGCAACCTCTACGCTATGAAGCCCTTCAATGAGTACTATGGCCACCCGGACTCGCAGGGAGGATACTCTATTTCCGCCGCATGGCAGTCGGGCCTCACCAACGGCGCCAGTGTCGGTGAGATTCTAGGGCTATATGTTAGCGGCTGGCTCGCAGACCGTTATGGGTACAAAAAGGTTTTGGCGACGGCGCTCGTCATGATGACTGCCTTTATTTTCATTCAATTCTTCTCTGTTAGCCTGTCGATGCTGCTGGCGGGCGAGATCCTCTGCGGCCTTCCGTGGGGAGTCTTTCAGACACTAACTACGACCTACGCCGCTGAAGTTTGCCCAATTCACCTTCGTTGCTATCTCACAACTTATGTCAATCTTTGCTGGGTTATCGGACAACTTATTGCTTCGGGCGTGCTGCGAGGAACCGTCAGTATGAATAGCAAATGGTCATACAAGATCCCTTTTGCTGTTCAATGGGTATGGCCAATCCCGATCCTCATCGCTGTGTTGCTTGCCCCAGAGTCTCCTTGGTGGTTCATCCGCAAGGGCCGAGTTGAGGAAGCTAAACGATCAGTGGAGCGTCTGCAACGAAAAGGCACAACTGTCAATGCTGACGATACCGTGGCCATGATGGTCCACACAGACCAAGTTGAGAGGAAGATCAGCGAAGGAACTGGGTACCTGGATTGCTTCCGGGGGCGAGTCAATCTCCGCAGGACTGAGATTGCGTGCCTAACCTGGATCTGCCAGACCATCTGCGGTTCCTCCTTCATGGGCAATTCGACATATTTCTATGAACAGGCCGGTCTTGCCGATTCTTCCGCTTTCGACATGACAATCGCCCAATTCGCCCTGGGCTTTATTGGCACGGTGCTGTCCTGGCCGTTGATGGCCCGTGTAGGTCGCCGCAAGATCTACGTCTGgggcctcttcctccttaCTGTGATCCTCTTCGTCACTGGATGCCTAGGCATTCCTCCAAAGGCAGCTAGTCGCTCCTGGGCAATCGGatcgcttcttcttgtttaCACTTTCACCTATGACATCACAGTCGGTCCGGTCTGTTACTCCCTCGTCGCTGAGCTGCCGTCGTCGAGACTTCGCCAAAGGACGATCGTGTTAGCGCGAAACGCCTACAACATCGTTGGGGTCGCATACACTAATATCATCGGCTTGTATTCGCTGAACCCAACGGCATGGAACTGGGGAGCTAAATCGGCATTCTTCTGGGCCGGTAACTGCGCTTTGTGTTTTGTGTGGGCTTATTTCCGACTTCCGGAGCCCAAGGACCGCTCTTATGCAGAACTGGACATGCTATTCGATCAAGGCGTCTCCGCGAGGAAGTTTGCAACGACCTATGTCAATCCTTATGAAGTAACCGAACGACGATTCGACCAAGATTCCGAttccaaggagaagaatatGAGTCACGTTGAGTGA
- a CDS encoding uncharacterized protein (expressed protein) produces the protein MLPRPKVLNRDFEANIYYWLLDALAVVDSGLDTKRFTFVLEAGQYSDYCSELFQKVIQTEISKSKAWKICLETGLLAFLGPTRMDENTARYAKDPRFEKLIELLGNQTSSFRCDFNPGVPLDADTLVEDAKVRHGEDISDKWVSDWRHDFVPMPYDLYHNMMVAPNYEFQTREEYIESRGRSMKKEDS, from the coding sequence ATGCTCCCACGCCCAAAGGTTTTAAATCGAGATTTCGAGGCCAATATATACTACTGGCTCCTTGATGCTCTAGCAGTGGTAGACTCCGGTCTTGATACCAAGCGCTTCACTTTTGTTCTAGAGGCTGGGCAGTACAGCGATTACTGCTCTGAACTTTTCCAGAAGGTCATCCAGACAGAGATTTCCAAGTCAAAGGCTTGGAAGATCTGCCTGGAAACCGGACTTTTAGCATTTCTAGGGCCAACCAGAATGGACGAAAACACGGCCAGATATGCAAAGGATCCGAGGTTCGAGAAGCTTATTGAGCTCCTAGGCAATCAGACATCGAGTTTCCGCTGCGACTTCAATCCAGGCGTGCCGCTGGATGCAGACACCTTGGTCGAGGATGCCAAAGTACGTCATGGGGAAGATATTTCCGACAAGTGGGTCAGCGACTGGCGTCATGACTTTGTTCCTATGCCATATGATCTGTATCATAATATGATGGTGGCTCCCAATTACGAGTTTCAGACCCGAGAGGAGTACATTGAGTCACGAGGAAGGAGtatgaagaaggaagactCATAG